The following proteins are co-located in the Tripterygium wilfordii isolate XIE 37 chromosome 2, ASM1340144v1, whole genome shotgun sequence genome:
- the LOC120013798 gene encoding bifunctional dihydrofolate reductase-thymidylate synthase-like isoform X4, with amino-acid sequence MLGDSTTILSNGNVYTPPDPQRTYQVVVAATRDMGIGKDGKMPWRLPSDLKFFKNITMTASDSGKKNAVIMGRKTWESIPLQQRPLPGRLNVVLTRSGSFDIATAENVVICGSLASALELLAASPYCLSIEKVFVLGGGQILRDALNAPQCEAIHITEIQASIDCDTFIPTIDSSVFQPWYSSFPVVENDIRYWFTTYVRVRSSAVESLSQNNGLTFNSNSDSSKFEVKKFSFLPKMIFDRHEEYLYLRLVEDIVSDGNLKDDRTGTGTLSKFGCQMRFNLRKTFPLITTKKVFWRGVVEELLWFISGSTNAKVLQQKGIHIWDGNASKDYLDSVGLTDREEGDLGPVYGFQWRHFGARLLDIFFQPQPSSSCLLMDNFTDRLFVYVLHSTVLRSQWRIIMSNVSEVC; translated from the exons ATGTTGGGTGACTCCACCACAATCCTCTCCAATGGCAATGTTTATACGCCTCCTGATCCACAGAGGACTTACCAAGTTGTTGTGGCTGCAACCAGAGATATGGGAATTGGGAAGGATGGGAAAATGCCTTGGAGATTACCTTCCGATCTAAAATTTTTCAAGAATATAACCATGACTGCATCAGATTCTGGAAAAAAGAACGCTGTTATTATGGGTAGGAAAACATGGGAAAGCATTCCTCTTCAGCAACGACCTTTGCCTGGTCGCCTTAATGTTGTTCTGACTCGTTCTGGGAGTTTTGATATTGCTACTGCTGAGAACGTTGTGATATGTGGAAGCTTGGCTtctgcattggaattgcttgcTGCATCTCCATATTGTTTGTCCATTGAGAAAGTTTTTGTTCTAGGAGGTGGCCAAATACTAAG GGATGCTTTGAATGCGCCTCAATGTGAAGCCATTCACATTACTGAAATTCAGGCAAGCATCGATTGTGACACTTTTATTCCTACAATTGATTCCTCTGTATTTCAGCCCTGGTACTCATCCTTCCCTGTCGTGGAAAACGACATTCGATATTGGTTTACAACTTATGTTCGTGTGAGGAGTTCTGCAGTCGAATCCCTTAGTCAGAACAATGGTCTGACCTTTAATAGTAATTCAGATTCTAGCAAGTTTGAAGTAAAGAAGTTCTCTTTCCTGCCTAAGATGATTTTTGACAGACATGAGGAGTACTTGTATCTAAGACTCGTGGAAGACATTGTCTCAGATGGCAATCTGAAGGATGATAGGACTGGAACTGGAACTTTATCAAAGTTTGGTTGCCAG ATGCGGTTCAATTTGCGCAAAACTTTTCCACTTATAACAACGAAG AAAGTGTTTTGGCGAGGTGTTGTTGAAGAACTGTTGTGGTTCATTAGTGGCTCAACTAATGCCAAG GTCCTTCAGCAAAAGGGTATTCATATATGGGATGGAAACGCATCTAAAGACTACCTAGATAG TGTTGGGTTAACAGATAGGGAGGAGGGTGACCTAGGTCCTGTATATGGTTTCCAGTGGAGACACTTTGGTGCCAGGTTGCTGGATATATTCTTCCAACCACAACCCTCCAGTTCGTGTTTGTTGATGGATAATTTTACAGATCGCCTTTTTGTTTATGTCTTGCATTCTACAG TTCTACGTAGCCAATGGCGAATTATCATGTCAAATGTATCAGAGGTCTGCTGA
- the LOC120013798 gene encoding bifunctional dihydrofolate reductase-thymidylate synthase-like isoform X1 has protein sequence MLGDSTTILSNGNVYTPPDPQRTYQVVVAATRDMGIGKDGKMPWRLPSDLKFFKNITMTASDSGKKNAVIMGRKTWESIPLQQRPLPGRLNVVLTRSGSFDIATAENVVICGSLASALELLAASPYCLSIEKVFVLGGGQILRDALNAPQCEAIHITEIQASIDCDTFIPTIDSSVFQPWYSSFPVVENDIRYWFTTYVRVRSSAVESLSQNNGLTFNSNSDSSKFEVKKFSFLPKMIFDRHEEYLYLRLVEDIVSDGNLKDDRTGTGTLSKFGCQMRFNLRKTFPLITTKKVFWRGVVEELLWFISGSTNAKVLQQKGIHIWDGNASKDYLDSVGLTDREEGDLGPVYGFQWRHFGARYTDMHADYTGQGFDQLLDVIEKIKNKPDDRRIILSAWNPSDLKLMALPPCHMFAQFYVANGELSCQMYQRSADMGLGVPFNIASYALLTCMIAHVSDLIPGDFIHVTGDTHVYRTHVRPLQEQLQKLPRPFPILKINPDKKNIDSFVAADFGLIGYDPHEKIEMKMAV, from the exons ATGTTGGGTGACTCCACCACAATCCTCTCCAATGGCAATGTTTATACGCCTCCTGATCCACAGAGGACTTACCAAGTTGTTGTGGCTGCAACCAGAGATATGGGAATTGGGAAGGATGGGAAAATGCCTTGGAGATTACCTTCCGATCTAAAATTTTTCAAGAATATAACCATGACTGCATCAGATTCTGGAAAAAAGAACGCTGTTATTATGGGTAGGAAAACATGGGAAAGCATTCCTCTTCAGCAACGACCTTTGCCTGGTCGCCTTAATGTTGTTCTGACTCGTTCTGGGAGTTTTGATATTGCTACTGCTGAGAACGTTGTGATATGTGGAAGCTTGGCTtctgcattggaattgcttgcTGCATCTCCATATTGTTTGTCCATTGAGAAAGTTTTTGTTCTAGGAGGTGGCCAAATACTAAG GGATGCTTTGAATGCGCCTCAATGTGAAGCCATTCACATTACTGAAATTCAGGCAAGCATCGATTGTGACACTTTTATTCCTACAATTGATTCCTCTGTATTTCAGCCCTGGTACTCATCCTTCCCTGTCGTGGAAAACGACATTCGATATTGGTTTACAACTTATGTTCGTGTGAGGAGTTCTGCAGTCGAATCCCTTAGTCAGAACAATGGTCTGACCTTTAATAGTAATTCAGATTCTAGCAAGTTTGAAGTAAAGAAGTTCTCTTTCCTGCCTAAGATGATTTTTGACAGACATGAGGAGTACTTGTATCTAAGACTCGTGGAAGACATTGTCTCAGATGGCAATCTGAAGGATGATAGGACTGGAACTGGAACTTTATCAAAGTTTGGTTGCCAG ATGCGGTTCAATTTGCGCAAAACTTTTCCACTTATAACAACGAAG AAAGTGTTTTGGCGAGGTGTTGTTGAAGAACTGTTGTGGTTCATTAGTGGCTCAACTAATGCCAAG GTCCTTCAGCAAAAGGGTATTCATATATGGGATGGAAACGCATCTAAAGACTACCTAGATAG TGTTGGGTTAACAGATAGGGAGGAGGGTGACCTAGGTCCTGTATATGGTTTCCAGTGGAGACACTTTGGTGCCAG GTATACTGACATGCATGCTGACTATACTGGCCAAGGATTTGATCAGTTGTTAGATGTtattgagaaaataaaaaacaaacctGATGATCGGAGGATTATACTTTCGGCTTGGAATCCGTCGGATCTTAAATTGATGGCACTTCCTCCTTGCCATATGTTTGCACAA TTCTACGTAGCCAATGGCGAATTATCATGTCAAATGTATCAGAGGTCTGCTGACATGGGTCTGGGTGTGCCATTTAACATTGCGTCATATGCTCTACTGACATGCATGATTGCTCATGTTAGCG ACCTCATTCCTGGTGATTTTATCCATGTGACCGGCGATACTCATGTCTATCGCACGCATGTCAGGCCTTTACAGGAGCAGCTTCAGAAACTTCCAAGGCCTTTCCCA attttgaaaatcaatccaGACAAGAAGAATATAGATTCTTTTGTGGCCGCCGATTTCGGACTCATAGGATATGATCCTCATGAGAAAATTGAAATGAAGATGGCTGTATAG
- the LOC120013798 gene encoding bifunctional dihydrofolate reductase-thymidylate synthase-like isoform X3, whose translation MLGDSTTILSNGNVYTPPDPQRTYQVVVAATRDMGIGKDGKMPWRLPSDLKFFKNITMTASDSGKKNAVIMGRKTWESIPLQQRPLPGRLNVVLTRSGSFDIATAENVVICGSLASALELLAASPYCLSIEKVFVLGGGQILRDALNAPQCEAIHITEIQASIDCDTFIPTIDSSVFQPWYSSFPVVENDIRYWFTTYVRVRSSAVESLSQNNGLTFNSNSDSSKFEVKKFSFLPKMIFDRHEEYLYLRLVEDIVSDGNLKDDRTGTGTLSKFGCQMRFNLRKTFPLITTKKVFWRGVVEELLWFISGSTNAKVLQQKGIHIWDGNASKDYLDSVGLTDREEGDLGPVYGFQWRHFGARLLDIFFQPQPSSSCLLMDNFTDRLFVYVLHSTGILTCMLTILAKDLISC comes from the exons ATGTTGGGTGACTCCACCACAATCCTCTCCAATGGCAATGTTTATACGCCTCCTGATCCACAGAGGACTTACCAAGTTGTTGTGGCTGCAACCAGAGATATGGGAATTGGGAAGGATGGGAAAATGCCTTGGAGATTACCTTCCGATCTAAAATTTTTCAAGAATATAACCATGACTGCATCAGATTCTGGAAAAAAGAACGCTGTTATTATGGGTAGGAAAACATGGGAAAGCATTCCTCTTCAGCAACGACCTTTGCCTGGTCGCCTTAATGTTGTTCTGACTCGTTCTGGGAGTTTTGATATTGCTACTGCTGAGAACGTTGTGATATGTGGAAGCTTGGCTtctgcattggaattgcttgcTGCATCTCCATATTGTTTGTCCATTGAGAAAGTTTTTGTTCTAGGAGGTGGCCAAATACTAAG GGATGCTTTGAATGCGCCTCAATGTGAAGCCATTCACATTACTGAAATTCAGGCAAGCATCGATTGTGACACTTTTATTCCTACAATTGATTCCTCTGTATTTCAGCCCTGGTACTCATCCTTCCCTGTCGTGGAAAACGACATTCGATATTGGTTTACAACTTATGTTCGTGTGAGGAGTTCTGCAGTCGAATCCCTTAGTCAGAACAATGGTCTGACCTTTAATAGTAATTCAGATTCTAGCAAGTTTGAAGTAAAGAAGTTCTCTTTCCTGCCTAAGATGATTTTTGACAGACATGAGGAGTACTTGTATCTAAGACTCGTGGAAGACATTGTCTCAGATGGCAATCTGAAGGATGATAGGACTGGAACTGGAACTTTATCAAAGTTTGGTTGCCAG ATGCGGTTCAATTTGCGCAAAACTTTTCCACTTATAACAACGAAG AAAGTGTTTTGGCGAGGTGTTGTTGAAGAACTGTTGTGGTTCATTAGTGGCTCAACTAATGCCAAG GTCCTTCAGCAAAAGGGTATTCATATATGGGATGGAAACGCATCTAAAGACTACCTAGATAG TGTTGGGTTAACAGATAGGGAGGAGGGTGACCTAGGTCCTGTATATGGTTTCCAGTGGAGACACTTTGGTGCCAGGTTGCTGGATATATTCTTCCAACCACAACCCTCCAGTTCGTGTTTGTTGATGGATAATTTTACAGATCGCCTTTTTGTTTATGTCTTGCATTCTACAGGTATACTGACATGCATGCTGACTATACTGGCCAAGGATTTGATCAGTTGTTAG
- the LOC120013798 gene encoding bifunctional dihydrofolate reductase-thymidylate synthase-like isoform X2 — MLGDSTTILSNGNVYTPPDPQRTYQVVVAATRDMGIGKDGKMPWRLPSDLKFFKNITMTASDSGKKNAVIMGRKTWESIPLQQRPLPGRLNVVLTRSGSFDIATAENVVICGSLASALELLAASPYCLSIEKVFVLGGGQILRDALNAPQCEAIHITEIQASIDCDTFIPTIDSSVFQPWYSSFPVVENDIRYWFTTYVRVRSSAVESLSQNNGLTFNSNSDSSKFEVKKFSFLPKMIFDRHEEYLYLRLVEDIVSDGNLKDDRTGTGTLSKFGCQMRFNLRKTFPLITTKKVFWRGVVEELLWFISGSTNAKVLQQKGIHIWDGNASKDYLDSVGLTDREEGDLGPVYGFQWRHFGARYTDMHADYTGQGFDQLLDVIEKIKNKPDDRRIILSAWNPSDLKLMALPPCHMFAQFYVANGELSCQMYQRSADMGLGVPFNIASYALLTCMIAHVSGMLLQNNQ, encoded by the exons ATGTTGGGTGACTCCACCACAATCCTCTCCAATGGCAATGTTTATACGCCTCCTGATCCACAGAGGACTTACCAAGTTGTTGTGGCTGCAACCAGAGATATGGGAATTGGGAAGGATGGGAAAATGCCTTGGAGATTACCTTCCGATCTAAAATTTTTCAAGAATATAACCATGACTGCATCAGATTCTGGAAAAAAGAACGCTGTTATTATGGGTAGGAAAACATGGGAAAGCATTCCTCTTCAGCAACGACCTTTGCCTGGTCGCCTTAATGTTGTTCTGACTCGTTCTGGGAGTTTTGATATTGCTACTGCTGAGAACGTTGTGATATGTGGAAGCTTGGCTtctgcattggaattgcttgcTGCATCTCCATATTGTTTGTCCATTGAGAAAGTTTTTGTTCTAGGAGGTGGCCAAATACTAAG GGATGCTTTGAATGCGCCTCAATGTGAAGCCATTCACATTACTGAAATTCAGGCAAGCATCGATTGTGACACTTTTATTCCTACAATTGATTCCTCTGTATTTCAGCCCTGGTACTCATCCTTCCCTGTCGTGGAAAACGACATTCGATATTGGTTTACAACTTATGTTCGTGTGAGGAGTTCTGCAGTCGAATCCCTTAGTCAGAACAATGGTCTGACCTTTAATAGTAATTCAGATTCTAGCAAGTTTGAAGTAAAGAAGTTCTCTTTCCTGCCTAAGATGATTTTTGACAGACATGAGGAGTACTTGTATCTAAGACTCGTGGAAGACATTGTCTCAGATGGCAATCTGAAGGATGATAGGACTGGAACTGGAACTTTATCAAAGTTTGGTTGCCAG ATGCGGTTCAATTTGCGCAAAACTTTTCCACTTATAACAACGAAG AAAGTGTTTTGGCGAGGTGTTGTTGAAGAACTGTTGTGGTTCATTAGTGGCTCAACTAATGCCAAG GTCCTTCAGCAAAAGGGTATTCATATATGGGATGGAAACGCATCTAAAGACTACCTAGATAG TGTTGGGTTAACAGATAGGGAGGAGGGTGACCTAGGTCCTGTATATGGTTTCCAGTGGAGACACTTTGGTGCCAG GTATACTGACATGCATGCTGACTATACTGGCCAAGGATTTGATCAGTTGTTAGATGTtattgagaaaataaaaaacaaacctGATGATCGGAGGATTATACTTTCGGCTTGGAATCCGTCGGATCTTAAATTGATGGCACTTCCTCCTTGCCATATGTTTGCACAA TTCTACGTAGCCAATGGCGAATTATCATGTCAAATGTATCAGAGGTCTGCTGACATGGGTCTGGGTGTGCCATTTAACATTGCGTCATATGCTCTACTGACATGCATGATTGCTCATGTTAGCGGTATGCTCCTCCAGAACAACCAATAA
- the LOC120006312 gene encoding diaminopimelate decarboxylase 1, chloroplastic-like — protein MATTNHLLSHSPFLPKTLTHQQHQFTQNTFSNISILPLKNSKIPSKSVLSINAVLSQETHQPASFQHCFNKSSDGYLYCEGLKVEEVMETVEKRPFYLYSKPQITRNYVAYKEALEGLKSIIGYAIKANNNLKIVEHLRQLGSGAVLVSGNELRLALHAGFDPKKCIFNGNGKLLEELVLAAQEGVLVNVDSEFDLENIVAAAKIAGKKVNVLLRINPDVDPQVHPYVATGNKNSKFGIRNEKLQWFLDAVKAHPNELKLVGAHCHLGSTITKVNIFRDAAVLMVNYIDEMRAQGFEVDYLNIGGGLGIDYYHAGAVLPTPRDLINTVRELVLSRDLNLIIEPGRSMVANTCCLVNHVTGVKTNGTKNFIVTDGSMAELIRPSLYDAYQHIELVSPAPADAEISTFDVVGPVCESADFLGKERELLTPAKGDGLVVHDAGAYCMSMASTYNLKMRPPEYWVEDDGSIAKIRHGETFEDHLRFFEGL, from the exons ATGGCGACTACAAACCatcttctctctcactctcccTTCCTCCCTAAAACCCTGACACACCAGCAGCACCAATTTACCCAAAACACATTTTCTAATATCTCCATTTTACCCCTTAAAAACTCCAAAATCCCCTCTAAGTCTGTCCTCTCTATCAATGCAGTCCTCTCCCAAGAAACCCATCAACCCGCATCGTTCCAACACTGCTTCAACAAATCCTCTGATGGGTATCTCTACTGTGAGGGCCTCAAGGTCGAAGAAGTCATGGAGACTGTTGAGAAAAGGCCGTTCTACTTGTACAGTAAGCCCCAGATTACTAGGAATTACGTGGCCTATAAGGAGGCTTTGGAAGGGTTGAAATCAATCATTGGGTACGCCATAAAGGCCAATAACAATTTGAAGATTGTGGAGCACTTGAGGCAACTGGGGTCTGGTGCGGTTTTGGTCAGTGGGAACGAGCTGAGATTGGCTCTCCATGCCGGGTTTGATCCTAAAAA GTGTATTTTTAATGGAAATGGAAAACTGTTGGAAGAGTTAGTTTTGGCTGCCCAAGAAGGTGTTTTGGTAAATGTGGATAGCGAATTTGACTTGGAGAATATTGTGGCAGCTGCAAAAATTGCGGGAAAGAAGGTTAACGTTTTACTGCGGATCAACCCAGACGTGGATCCTCAG GTTCATCCTTATGTTGCTACCGGCAACAAGAACTCCAAATTCGGGATTAGAAATGAGAAGCTGCAGTGGTTTCTGGATGCTGTGAAGGCACATCCCAATGAGTTGAAGCTTGTGGGGGCTCATTGTCATCTTGGTTCAACCATTACCAAG GTGAACATTTTTAGGGATGCGGCAGTTCTTATGGTCAACTACATTGACGAAATGCGGGCCCAGGGCTTTGAAGTTGATTACTTGAATATTGGAGGTGGTTTGGGCATAGATTATTATCATGCTGGTGCTGTGCTTCCCACACCTAGAGATCTCATTAACACT GTTCGAGAATTGGTCCTTTCACGGGATCTCAATCTCATCATTGAACCAGGGAGGTCAATGGTTGCAAATACTTGCTGCCTGGTCAATCACGTTACTGGAGTCAAAACTAATGGAACGAAAAATTTTATTGTGACCGATGGTAGCATGGCTGAACTCATCCGTCCTAGTCTTTATGATGCTTATCAA CACATTGAACTTGTATCTCCCGCGCCAGCAGATGCTGAAATTTCAACTTTTGATGTGGTGGGACCTGTCTGCGAATCTGCTGATTTCTTGGGGAAGGAGAGAGAACTTCTAACCCCAGCTAAG GGCGATGGCTTGGTTGTGCATGACGCAGGCGCTTACTGCATGAGCATGGCTTCAACGTACAATCTAAAGATGCGCCCCCCTGAGTATTGG GTTGAAGATGATGGATCAATCGCAAAAATCCGGCATGGTGAGACATTTGAAGATCACCTGCGATTCTTTGAGGGTCTGTGA